The Macaca nemestrina isolate mMacNem1 chromosome 17, mMacNem.hap1, whole genome shotgun sequence genome contains the following window.
GCAGGGGAAGTGAGTGAGGAGGAGAGAAGCCTCCCTcaggaggtgggaggggctggggtgaaGCCATCTCACCAACGGCGTCCCCCCGGTGCCAGGCTGGGGGGTGGGTGCTGTGGAGTACATGTAGCTGAAGAGTCGCTCAATCTTCCTCAGGGGAACACCCCCACCTCGGTCACTCATCTGGGAGAGAGGGGACGTGTCAGGGATTCTCTATAGCTCAGTTTCCCCACCCTGCCCGGTACCCTGACCTTCTCATGGTCTTCCCCACCCCCAAGATCTGCCCACCATGTAGGAGAAAAGGAGAGCCCGTCGCCTGGCAGGAGAGAAGCCCCCACTACTGCTCGCTGGTCCCCAAGGTCAAAGGGTCACATACCTTGATGGACAGATCTTCCTCACCCAAGGCCACCATGACCTTGATGGGTGGGAGAATGAGGCTGGACTCATGGCTTTCCACAGTCGCCCGCATGGCATTCTGTGGAGGGGCAGAGGTAAGAGAAGCATGGGAGAAGCCAGCCCTACCCACGCTCCCCGCAAAGCACCAGCTCCCAGCCTCCTCACCTTGAAGAGCTCAAAGAGCATGTGGTAAAGGTGGGAGGGGACGTAGACCATGTGAATCGGCTGTTTGGAGTTGGCTGCTGCAGGGCAAGTCAAGAACAAGGGTCAGGAAACTGTCAGGGGGTCACCGCTCAACCACCTTACCCAAAGGAGGCACCCCTCCCACAAGGTTCTAACTGAGTACATGGCTACCCAGCGAGAGACTAAATCCCCAGCCTCCCTTGAGCTGCGGTAGCCGGTGACTCATGGAAGTGATGCATTCAATTCTTGGGCCCTGCTTTCCACACCCTTGTTCTCTTCCTCCAGACTAGAATTGAATCAGGGGTGGGGAGCCAGCCCTGACCTCCCCAGCTAGAGGCTGGCGAGAGGGAAACCTCCCTCTTAAGTAAGCCACTGGTATTGGGGTTCTAGGAAAGCAGCCAAGCTGATACACCATctaacatgcccctcctccccatccctgtTGAGTTACcccattttatttccttcctgtcACTCGTCATGATCTGAGATGGTCTTGTTTATTTACTTGTTAATTGGCTGAAGGCCCCATTTCCCAGTCTTCACAGCACCAAAAAATGTAAGCTGCATGAGAACGGTGACCATTTCTGTCTTGCTtactctttcattcattcattcactcaatttCTTATTTgcttgagatgaagtctcgctctgtcacccaggctggagtgcattggtatgatctcagctcactgcagtctcagcctcccgggttcaagtaattctcctgtctcagcctcccaagtagctgggattataagcatgtgccatcatgcccggctaatttttgtatttttagtagagacagggtttcaccatattgcccaggctggtctcaaactcctgacgtcaagtgactggcctgccttggcctcccaaagtgctgagattacagatgtgagccactgtgccccatccaaatatttatcaaatgaattaataatacaataataactCTGCTTCTCCCCTGTCTAGAAAACAGTCCATCTCCTCACTCCCCATCTCACCTTGccctgctgtgtccccagccccaagacagacacacacatagccACGCTCACTCACCATTGATCTCCTGGATCTCCAGGTCAGGCGAGGCCATGTAATACTTGTCACACAGGAGCTTAGCCATGTCGTAGGCGTCTGAGAGAAGATGGGGTCATTCAGGGCATGGGTGGCCCACCCAGCAGGCAGTCCTCTTGACATTGACACTGGGGACCACCAGCATTAAACCCATAGCACCCCTCACTGAGGAACAAGTCACCCTCTGGCCAGGTAAGCTTGGAGGGGTCCCTGGGACTCCTCTGcgggccaggcactgtgggaaTGGCTCACCTTTGACCACCTCAGAGACGTTGCAGTTGGGGTCAATGCTGCCAATGTGTTTGGGATGGGCTGGGTTGGTGCTGCCGTCAAAGATGAGGGCtgcaggcaggaagggagggtgCTGTTGGCTGGGCTGCAGTCTGTCCCAGCGCTCCCTCTTCCCCTGGGCTCTCCCCTTCTCTCTACTTTCACCTCCAATGCCTTTGTAGGCTTCAGTCCTAAAGCTGCCCCGCTCCCCTGCTTCTGTCCTCCCTTCCCTGACCCCTGACACCTCCAGCCCTGGCTCAGGCCGTTTTTAAACCTTTGCGATGGACCTTTGCAAACCTGAAACAGATATCTTTTCAGAGGTCTCTCCCCACATCACATCTCCACAttgcatttattcttttctttgactATAACATTCTAAGAGAACTCTTACCACCTTGCTTTGGAAATTATTTGAGCATGAGGAACTTGTTTCACTTATGACTGGCTACAACTTCTCAAAAATCATAGTGAATCTTCCTGGAATAAGAAACTCTAAACAACAAATTGTTTTTGAACATAATGAGAGTTTTTATGAATACTAaattaaacattcttttaaagatgtgacataattttacattttgcaaacattgaaaacaaaacgtttttgaaatggaaaatgaatgagaaagaaaaattttatttttccatgtcgGAGCTATTAACTCCAAAGTTACTGGAATAACTACTCAAGGACTCCTTCTGTGGGGTTCTGAAGAGTGGCCTAGGTCCCCTCAGCAGCCCGGCCCTGGGTCCCAGCACCGCCCCCCACACCCTGCCACCGTGGCTGGCACCCACTGTGCTGGTTGATGAGCATGCGGATGGAGATGCGGCTGAGGTAGAAGCGGTCCAGGAAGTACTGGATGTTCTGGTTGGAGACGGGGTCATCACCATAGGTGTCCTTGTACTCAAGCACGCCTTGTGCCATGGTGGGCACCACGTCGTTGTGCCGGTTCCGGATGGTGACCAGGGCATCAGTGAACCTGTGGGGCAGGGCAGGTGTTCACATGGTACACCCCCAGACTCCCCTCCGTTTCTGACTCCCCTCTCCACAGTGTCTTCACCTGCTCCACCCTTCCCCATCTGATGGACTCCCAAtgccctccctgctcctccca
Protein-coding sequences here:
- the LOC105472365 gene encoding pyruvate dehydrogenase kinase, isozyme 2 isoform X2; this translates as MRWVWALLKNASLAGAPKYIEHFSKFSPSPLSMKQFLDFGSSNACEKTSFTFLRQELPVRLANIMKEINLLPDRVLSTPSVQLVQSWYVQSLLDIMEFLDKDPEDHRTLSQFTDALVTIRNRHNDVVPTMAQGVLEYKDTYGDDPVSNQNIQYFLDRFYLSRISIRMLINQHTLIFDGSTNPAHPKHIGSIDPNCNVSEVVKDAYDMAKLLCDKYYMASPDLEIQEINAANSKQPIHMVYVPSHLYHMLFELFKNAMRATVESHESSLILPPIKVMVALGEEDLSIKMSDRGGGVPLRKIERLFSYMYSTAPTPQPGTGGTPLAGFGYGLPISRLYAKYFQGDLQLFSMEGFGTDAVIYLKALSTDSVERLPVYNKSAWRHYQTIQEAGDWCVPSTEPKNTSTYRVS
- the LOC105472365 gene encoding pyruvate dehydrogenase kinase, isozyme 2 isoform X1, translated to MKEINLLPDRVLSTPSVQLVQSWYVQSLLDIMEFLDKDPEDHRTLSQFTDALVTIRNRHNDVVPTMAQGVLEYKDTYGDDPVSNQNIQYFLDRFYLSRISIRMLINQHTLIFDGSTNPAHPKHIGSIDPNCNVSEVVKDAYDMAKLLCDKYYMASPDLEIQEINAANSKQPIHMVYVPSHLYHMLFELFKNAMRATVESHESSLILPPIKVMVALGEEDLSIKMSDRGGGVPLRKIERLFSYMYSTAPTPQPGTGGTPLAGFGYGLPISRLYAKYFQGDLQLFSMEGFGTDAVIYLKALSTDSVERLPVYNKSAWRHYQTIQEAGDWCVPSTEPKNTSTYRVS